A stretch of DNA from Sandaracinaceae bacterium:
TTTCGCGGCGGCGGGTGTCCGTGATGTTGTAGGTTCGTGACGTCCGATGACCAACCCGCCTGATCGGCCACGCGTGCAAGGGGCACAACGGTTCCGCCGCGCTCGGCGAGTTCTTGCGTTGCGGGTGCTCGCAGGAGCCTGTGCGCTGTCGGCGCTCGGAGTCGCCCACGCGCAAGAGAGGCCCTATGCGCCCGAGAGCGAAGCGTGGGATGGGCTGAGTCGCTTGGTCGAGATCGCGGCCGAGCACCACATCCCGCTGGAAGTACCGTCGGAGCTCGACCTGGGGTCCCTGACGCGTGAGGACGCGCTCGTCATCCTTTACCCGAGTGAGTCGCTGCCAGCGAGTCTGGGTGGCTTCATGGCCGAGGGTGGGCGCGTGGCCGTGGCCGATGACTTTGGCGAGGCGGGCAGCTTCCTGCGCATCTTCGGCATCACCCGGGTCCCCGTGAGCGCCGAGGGGTTGCGCGGCAATCCGAACCTCCCAATCGCTGCACCGCGCGGCGCACACCCGATCACGGCCGGGGTGAGCGCGCTCGTCACGAACCACCCCACCGCCCTCGCCCATCCAGAGCTCGTGCCGGTGTTCGCGCTCGGCGAGGCGGACGCGGCCGTGGTGCTCGCGGGCGCCGTCGGCTCGGGGCGGCTGATCGTCATCGGCGACCCCAGCCTGCTGATCAACAACATGATGCAGTTTCGAGGAAACGAGCGTTTCGCGCTGAATTTGTTGCAGTATCTCAAATCCGAAAACGGGTCGGGGCGCGTGTTCTTGATGACGCCTGGGAGCGTGGTGCACGGCCGCTTCGGCACGCTCAACGCAGACCGACCGCTGGAGCGCACGCGGCTCTCGCTCGAGCGCGCCGGCGCGCTCGAGCTGCCGGACCTCATGGTGCGCGGGGTCGCCGCCGCGATCGCCGCCATCCTGCTGATCTTCGCGGCGTCCGCGTTGCCCAAGCAGTCGCCGTATCAACGGAGCATCTTCCTGCCAGTCGAGGGGCGCGCGACGGGCGGGACGGGAGGGCGTCTGGCGCTCCTCCGCGCCGAGGACGACGCGCTGTCCGCGGCGCTCGCATACCGCTTCGAGTTGCTGGTGGAGCTGCGTCGCCGCCTGTCCCTGCACCCCGACACGGACGGCCCCAACGTGCTCCGCGCGCTCCAGGTCCGCCTCGCCCCGCAGGCAGCAGACGAAGCCGCCGCGCTGCTCGGTCGCCTGGATCGCCTGTGGGTCCAGGTCGACGTCCGAGGCCGCACGCCGCGCCTCCGACGAGCCGCGCTCGCTTCCATGGTAAAAGGGGGCGAGGCGCTGCTGGGCGGGCTCCCCGACCCGGCGGCCGCGACAGCCCCACGCCCTGCACCGACTCCCCTCGAAGACGCTGGATGATCCCGTGACCGAACCACAAGTAGCACTGGCCCAGCCCGGGCTGGGCCCCATCCCAGCCGAAGTCCTGCGACACGCCGCGCAGCGCGCGCGCACCGTCATCGCCGCGGTTCAATCCGTGTACGTCGGCCCAGACGCCGTGCCCGAGCTCCTGCTCGTCGCGCTCCTGGCACGTGGCCACGTGCTCCTCGAGGGCGTCCCTGGAGTGGCCAAGACGACCCTCGTCAAGGCCTTCGCGTCGACGCTCGGCTGCGGCTTCCGCCGTATCCAGTTCACGCCGGACCTCCTGCCGGCGGACATCACAGGCACCTACGTGCTCGACCCCCGCAACGGCTCGTTCGACCTGCGCACCGGCCCCATCTTCGCGAACGTCGTGCTGGGAGACGAGATCAACCGGGCGCCCGCGAAGACGCAGAGCGCACTCCTCGAGGCGATGCAGGAGAGCCAGGTCACTGTGGAGGGCGAGACTCGGGCCCTGCCGGCGCCCTTTCTCGTGCTGGCCACGCAGAACCCCGTGGAGCAAGGCGGCACGTACCCGCTGCCCGAGGCTCAGATCGACCGCTTCCTGGTACGCATCATGCTGGGCTATCCGAGCGAAGAGGCAGAGCTCGGGGTGCTGCGACGCTTCGCGGCCGCGCCCGACATGCCCGCCCCAGTCCTTACGCCCGCGGCCATTCTCGAGCTCCAGGGCCTCGTCGAGCGCGTCCACGTGGAAGACGAGGTGCTGTCCTACGTGGTGCGTCTGGCACGCGCGACCCGCTCGCATGGCCGGCTGCTGCTCGGTGTCAGCCCGCGCGCAGCGCTCGCGCTCGTGAACGCTGCACGCGCTCGCGCCCTCCTCGACGCCCGCGACTACGTCCTACCGGACGACATCAAGCACCTGGTCACACCGGTGCTGGCACACCGTCTCGTGCTGACGCCCGAGGCCGAGATGGACGGCGCGAGCGCCGACGACATCCTCTCGCAGACCCTGTCCCGCGTGACCTTGCGGCGAGGCTGAGATGCTCCCGGTCCCATCCCGCGAGGCGCGCCTGCTCTTCTTCACCGCGGTGGGCCTCCTCGCACTGGGCTTCCTCGGCTCCTCCGCCCTGGTCGTGACGCTGGCGTCCGCGACGCTGCTCGCCCTGGCCACGCTGGCCGCATTCACGGTGCCGCTCGGGCGTCGCGTCCGCCGGCAGCGCCTGGAATTCGCCTGGTGGCTGGACCGCGCCGGCGGCAGCGGCACCATCGTGCCAGGCATCCCGTTCCAGGTGCGCTGCTACGTGCGTCACCGCGGACACGACGCCATCGCGCTGACCGACGTGCGGCCGCTGGCGCCCGGGAGCGTCGAGCTGCTGCCCAACCCGGCGAGCGATCTGCTCGTGTCCCCCAGCTCGCGCTCGGAGTTCACGTGCCGCCTGAGCGCTCGCGCGGTGGGCCGCGTCGTGTTGCACGGGCTCGCCGTCTCCCTCCGTGGCCCACTCGGTCTGTTCAGCATGCCGCTGTACTTCCCGAACCCACTCGTCGTGCGGGTGCTGCCGCGCGCTGCTGCGCTCGCCCGCCGCAGCCACCCACGCACCGGATACGCGGCAAGCCGTGCGGGGCGAACGGCGCTGCGCAGGCGTGGGGGAGGAACCGACTTCCATGAGCTGCGTCAGCTCCAGCCGGGCGACTCGTTCAAGTCCATCGCCTGGAAGGCGAGCGCGCGCAGCGGGCGTCTGCTCATCAAAGAGGTCGAGCAGGAGGTGCAGGAGGCGCACGTCGTCGTGCTGGACGTGACCGGCAGCATGCGGGGCGGTGAGCTCGGGACCCGGAAGCTCGACCACGCCATCGACGCTTGCGCCGCGCTGGCCCAACGTGCGCTCCGAGACGGTGACCGCGTCGGCCTGGTGCTCGCGGACGAGCGCCCCATCGCCCAGGTGCCCGTGGGAGAAGGTACGACGCACCTGCCCAAGCTGTACGACGCTCTGCTCGCGGCGACCGAGGTGGTCGACGCGGACCTGACGGCGCTCGACGACGGCCAGGTCGGCGCCTTGGTCGCGCGGTACATCCGGCACCAAGACGGGCTCGACTTCTCGCCCGGAAAGTCGGGTCGGTACCGGTCGCTCGTGCGACACGTCCACGCGGCCCTGGACCGTGAGGCGTTCGAGCAGACGGTCCACGCGGACACGCAGGAGGCGCGCACGCTGCGGGCGTTCTGCCGCAGTCGCGGACTGCCCATCCCGCACCGCCCCGACGCCAGCCACGGTCGCAAGGGGCCGGCGCTGGCAGAGGCCCTCCAGGTCGCCGCGGCGCGGGAGCGCTCTCCCCGCTCCATCACGCTCGTCACGGACTACCACGGGGTCCTGCACACCGACGCCCTGCGCCGCACCATCCAGCTGCTCCACGCGCACGGTCACGCCCTGACCGTCCTGCTGCTGACGACGCCCACTCGCGGCCCGCTCGAGGCCGCCGTCTACGGACGCACCGAGGCGCGACACGTCCGAGAGGCGAAGGTCTTCTTCGGGCGGCTTGGCGTGCGCGTGCGCGTCGCGGAGGGCGCCGATGCCGCGGGAGCGCTGGCGTTGCCGACGCCGTCTGCCAGGCTGGCCTCGTGACCGACTACTCGTTCGAGGACCCACGCGACGTCCTGGCGCGTCACCGGTTGGGCGCCAAGCGGCGCTTCTCGCAGAACTTCCTGATCTCGGAGCCCACCGTCCGCGCGATCGCGCGCGCCGTGGACCTGAAGCCTGGGGAACGCTGCGTCGAGCTGGGCCCTGGGCTCGGGACCCTCACGCGCGCGCTCGTGGCGTCGGGGGTGCCCGTGACAGGCATCGAGCGTGATCCCGACATGCTGCACGTGTTGCACAAGGAGCTCACGGATCACCCGAACTTCCACGTGGTCGACGGAGACGCGGCGCAACTCGACGTGCAAGGCCTCTTGGGTCCCGGGGGTCCCGTGGTCGTGGTGGGCAACCTGCCGTACGCGATCACGGGGATGATCGCGCGCCGTCTGGTCGACCAGTGTGCGAACGTCGCGCGCGTGGTGGTGATGGTGCAGCGAGAGGTCGCCGAGCGCTGGCTCGCCCACCCGGGCGAGCGGGCGTACGGTGCGCCGACCGTGTTCTTGTCCGCGGTCTACGCGATCGACCACGTCCTCGATGTCCCCCGCGGCGCGTTTCATCCAGCCCCGAAGGTGGAGAGCGCCGTGGTGCAGCTGACACCGCGGGCCGAGCCACGCGCGGAGGAGACCCCCACCTTGCAGGCGGTGGTGAAGGCGGCCTTCCATCAGCGTCGCAAGACGCTTCGGAACGCCCTGCGGCCACTGTTCACCGACACGGACACGCTCGACCGGGCGCTCGACATGGCCGAGGTGGATGGCCGCCGCCGAGGGGAGACGTTGTCGGTCGAAGAGTTCGCGCGCATCGCCGCGCACCTCTGATGCGGCCCTACCCCGCCCGCAGCGGGCGGCGGGCCGCCGCTCGTCGCCCCGTTGGCGCCTCGCTCAGGTGAGGTCGGGAGGGGTCGGCGCGCGCTCGTCGCCACCGCGAGGCCCGAGGGACGTCGTGACGCGCTCGTTGCCACCGAGGGCGTCATCGCGGTCTGGGTTCGCGTGCAGCGCGTGCCGGCGATAGGCACGCACGCCCCACAACGAGAGAGCGTAGGCCGGTACGCCCAACGCCACCCCGCTGATCAGTGAGCCCAGCCACAGCTCACCGCCCAGCTGAGCCATGGCGTCGCCGACACGGCTCCAGAACGCCGCCGAGAGCAGCTGTTCGAACATCCCGGCCGAGGTGGACTCGCCCGCCATGAGACGCTCCTGCACCTCGGCCCAGCTCGAGTCCCCCGCCCCTGCGTGGAGCACGAGGTTGCCGAGCCACCAACAGAAGCCGTACAGCGGCACCGCCGTGACCGGGTTGGTGATGAACAGGATGGGAACCCCCGCCACCTTGTTCACGCGCAGCGCCGTGGCGAGCGTGACGTAGATGACGATCTGCAGACCCAGCGTGGGGGTCATGGCCACCACGAACCCGAGGAACACCCCGCGAGCGATGCGTTGAGGTGAATCGTCGAGGCCGAGGATGCGGTTGACGACCACGTCCCGCAGACGCTGCCAGATCCTCACGGACCCTCCCCGGCGCCGCGTGGCGCGGTCGACGCTGCGCCGTCGTTCACATCGACGTCGGCGCAGTCCAGGGCTCCGTACCCACCGCCTCCCGGTGTCTCGATGCGGAGCACGTCGCCCGGCCCGACGCGCACGGCGAATTTTCCATCCATGGGCCGTGCGTTGAGCCAGTTGGCGCCGCGTGCGCCTGGGTGTCCTCCGGCCAGACCGAACGGCGCGCGGGTGCGCCTCTCGCTGAGCAGGCTCACATGGAGCGGCGCGAGGAACTCGAACTCGCGGACGAGTCCGTCGCCACCTCGCTGGCGGCCCGCCCCGCCAGACCCGGCGCGCAGCCCGAAGGTCCGGACCCGCACGGGGTAGCGGGCCTCGAGCAGCTCGGCGTCGGTGATGCGCGAATTGGTCATGTGCGTATGCACTCCGGGCGCTCCCGGGTGTAGCGCGCTGGCGCCGGCGCCGCCTCCGATGGTCTCGTAGTATCCAAAGTGTTCGTCACCGAGCGTCAGGTTGTTCATGGTTCCCTGGCTCGCGGCAACCCGGCCGAGCGCCCCGAGCAGCACGTCCACCACGCGCTGCGACGTCTCCACATTTCCACCCGCCACGGCGCTCTCGGCCGGAGGGTCGAGCAAGCAACCGGGCGGCAGCGAGAGCTCGACCGCCCGCACGCATCCTGCGTTGAGAGGAACCTCCCGGGACACCAGTGCGCGCAGCACGTACATGACGGCGGCACGCGTCACGGCGCGGGGCGCGTTGAGGTTGTTGGCGCGGGCGGGTCCCGTCCCCGCGAAGTCGAGGGACAGCCGCTGCCCCGAGACGCGCGCACACACCCGCACGGGCGTACCGTCGTCGAGGGCATCCTCGAAGTGGTGCTCCCCGTCCGGAATGCGGGCGATGGCCTCGGCCACCGAGGCTTCGGCGTCGTCCTGGACGTGAGCCATGTAGGCGTCCACCACCGCCCTGCCCTCTTGTTCGACAAGCTCGCGCAGCAAACGCTCCCCCAGGCGGTTCGCAGCGACCTGGGCCCGAAGATCGGCGATGTTCTCGTCTGGCCGCCGGGCGGGATACGGGCCGCCCGCGAGCGCCGCTCGCAGCGCTTCCACGTGCAGCTCCCCTTGGGCGACGATGCGCAGCGCGCGTAGCACGACCCCCTCCTCGACGAGCGAGGTCGAGAACGGCGGCATGGAACCAGGCGTGATGCCTCCGACGTCGGCATGGTGGCCTCGACACGCCACGAAGTACGCGGGCGCCGGGTCCTCCCCCACGTGCACGGGTGTGACCACCGTGATGTCCGGTAGGTGTGACCCTCCCCCCGCCGGGTCGTTGGTTGCGAACACGTCCCCCGGCGCCATCGCGGGGTGCGCGGCGCACACGGCGGCGACCGACTCGCTCATGGCGCCCAGGTGAACGGGGATGTGCGGCGCGTTCGCGATGAGCGCGCCCCGTGCGTCGAAGATGGCACACGAGAAGTCGAGGCGGTCACGGATGTTGGTGCTCATGGCGGTGCGCTCGAGCACGCTCCCCATCTGCTCGGCGATCGCCATGAAGCGGTGATGGAACACCTGCAGACGCACCGGATCGACCGAGGTGTCCCCGCGAGGCGCAGCGCGGGCCACTGGTCGCTCGTCGGTGAGCACGAGGATGCCCTCTGGCCCTCGTCGGAGGACGAAGCCCGGCTCCAGCACCAGTGTCCCCGTGGCCGCGAGGATCATCGCGGGTCCGTGCAGCTCGGCTGGGAGCTCCTCCTGAGCGTGCACAGGCACGAGCTGGCGGACGCCGTCGAGGAAGACGGGTGTCCGCATCGCCTGCGACGCGTCCCTCGAAGGCTCATTCGTGATCGCGTCGTCGTGCGCAGCGGTCGCGCGCTCGCGTGATTCGACCGACACGCGCGCCCGCACGGCGGCGACGCGCAGCGGCCTGTCACGCACGTAGCCGAAGAGCCGTCGGTGCTCGCGCTCGAACGCCGACGACATGCACGCGACGTCGCCGAACCGCACGGACAGCGACGTCTCGGTGCCCTCGGACCGTAGGTCCACGCTCAGCTCGATGCTCAACGCCACAGGGGCGTCCACACCGGCGAGGCCGCTCGCGTCTTTGGCGATGAGCGCTTCCCCCTCGGCCACGAGCGCCTCTGCCAAAAGGCGGAGCGCCGGGAGGGCGGCGTCTTCGAGGCCCACACCGCCCGCGTCGCGCGTCCCGTGCCATGCCGTCGCTGCGACCCCTATGCCGTACGCCGAGAGCACGCCGGCCAGCGGATGCACCAGCAGGGTGCGGATGCCGAGGTCACGCGCGACGCGGCACGCGTACTGTCCACCGGCACCTCCGAACACGACGAGGGCGTGCTCGCGGACGTCGTGACCACGGGCGACCGATACCTTGCGGATGGCGTCGCCCATCGTGGCCGTGGCAACGTCGAGGAAGCCCTCGGCGACCCGCGCGCGAGACGCGTCGGTGTCACCGTAGCCGAGCTCGTGAGCGAGCTCGCCCAAGCGCGCCGCGACGCGCTCCGCATGCAGCGGAAACGGGAAGCGCTCGGCGGGCACGCGGCCGAGGAAGTGCGCCACGTCCGTCAACGTGAGATCGACCGCATCCGGGTGGCCGTAGCAGAGGGGTCCTGGGCGGGCGCCAGCGCTCTCTGGACCGACCACCATGCGACGTCCCAGCAGGCGACAGATGGACCCACCTCCGGCCGCCACGGTGTGGATGTCGAGCATGGGCACCCGCAGCCGAGTCCCCGCGACACGCGCGTCGTACACGTGCTCGAGCGCACCGCCGTAGCGGCACACGTCCGTGCTCGTGCCACCCATGTCGAAGCCGACGACCTGGCTCGCCCCTGTGAGCGCGGCCACCTTGCCGACGGCAACCGCACCTCCGGCGGGACCCGACAACACGGCGTCACGTCCGCGGAAGTGCGCCGCCTCCATCAAGTCGCCACTGCTCTGCATCAGTCGGATGCGGCTGCCGGGGAGCGCGGCCTCGAGCGACGTGACGAAGCTGCGGATGACGGGCGTCAAGTAGGCGTCGACCAAGCACGTCTCGGTGCGCGCCAGATAGCCCCGGACGTGCGCCACCTCGTGCGACAGCGTCACCCAGGAGAAGCCCGCCGCGTCTGCCAGCGCGCCGATCGCGCGCTCGTCCTCGGGCGCGATCGGGGAATGCATGAGGGCCACCGCCAAGGAGGTGATCCCCATCTCGCGGAGCTCGCGCAAGACCTCGCTGACCGCACCCCGATCCAGATCGCGGAGCCGCGAACCATCGGCGGCGCTGCGTGCCCCCACTTCGCGCACGACCTCGTACAACGGCTCCGGTCGCTGGATCTCGAGCGCGAAGAGCTCGGGTCGCGCCTGGTCCCCGACCACCAGCAGATCACGGAAGCCTTCTGTCACGAGCAAGGCGGTGCGTGCGCCTCGGCGCTCGAGCAAGGCGTTGGTGGCGAGCGTCGTCCCGAGCCGTATGTCGCAAGGTGGAATCCGCGCGCCGTCCGCCAACGCCAAGAGCTGCCGGATGACGTCCAGGGGTGGCTCGTCCGTTGCGAGTTGCTTGGCCGTGCGAAAGCCCCCGCTCGCGAGCGGTGTGACTCCGTCGCAGAACGTGCCGCCGCGGTCGAGGTAGATGGGGTGGAGGGGCGGGGTCACCGTGGCGAGCCTAGCAGGCCGCCGCATCGCCATCGCGCCTGGGTCGACGCTTGCGATTCCGATGTGGCGCGATCTCGGGAGCGGCAGGAATCGCCGATAATCGTCACATTGAAATTGCTCGCGATTTTGAAATGGCGGATTGCAAAGATGCGCAGGCAGTCAAGGTTTTTGTGGACTTCTGAGCTGTGACACGCGACGGATGAGCACCGCTATGTCCCTCGAAGAGGTTCAAGTCTCATCACTGATACCGGCCAGCCCCAACGCCATCTACGCCGCGTGGATGGACTCGAGGCGGCACAGCGCCATTACGGGCTCGGTCGCGGTGATCAACCCTTGGGTCGGAGGTCGCGTCAGCGCGCGGGCTCGCTTCGTCGAAGCGACGCACGTGAAGCTGGACACCGGCAAGCAGATCCTCCTGGCATGGCGCACCCAGGACTTTCCGCCAGAGGCCGCTGACTCGCACGTGGAGATCCTCTTGCAGCCCGCCGCGGGTGGCACGAAGGTGAGCATTCATCACACGCAGATCCCGGCGGGACACTCCGCGGCCGCTCGGGAGATCTGGCGCGCCGCCTACCTGGATCCGATGAAGCGCTACTTCGGAAAGTCGGGTGCCATGGAAGCGGCTCACCGCGCGGCCACCCGAGCAGGGCAGATGCCCACGGCGGACATGGTGGGCATGCGACGCGCCCGGACCCCGATCACCTCGGCCGGCAACGTGCATGCGCCGATGATGACAGACGACCCCCCGCCCAAAGCGCGCCGCGTCATCCTGCGCAAGAAGAAGGGTTCCACGCAGTCCGATCCTCCCGTGACGGCTGCGCCGCCCGCCTCGAAGAAGGCCACCGAGCGCGCGAGCCACGATACACGGGGCTCGCAGCCGGGGACGAAGACGACCGCATCCAGCAGGTCGACACAGACGGTGTCGCCCGCCAGCACATCCAGTACCAAGCGCGTCAAGGCCGCTCCCAAGAAGGCCGCGCCCAAGAAGGCCGCTCCCAAGAAGGCCGCGCCCAGGAAGGCCGCTCCCAAGAAGGCCGCGCCCAAGAAGGCCGCTCCCAAGAAGGCCGCTCCCAAGAAGGCCGCTCCCAAGAAGGCCGCTCCCAAGCAGGCCGCGCCCAAGAAGGCCGCGCCCAAGAAGACTGCTCCCAAGAAGCGTCGTTGAATCGCCACGTCGTCTGGTCAGACTTCGATGCTGCCTGGTGCGGCCCTTCACGTGCCGCGCACCAGAGAACTCCAGCGCTACTCTGCCCGCGGGGAGCTCAGCGTGGTGTCCGCAGGTCCGCCTCGGCCGACACGAGCGCCGTCAAGACTTCGTGCGAGATGCGCCGCGCAGACGAAGAGCCGGATCCCTGAAACCGATCGGGATGGAGGCTGCGCGCGAGCCTCCGCAGCGCGACCCGCGCCTGCTCGGGCCGCGCCGTGGAAGGGAGGTCGAGGAGGGCCCACGGCGTGGCGTGACGCTGCACTTCACGATGCTTGCGCAGCAGCAGGCCATAGGAGTCGGGGCCGCGTGGCGCGATGGCGCGCACCAGCTTCAACGCCGTGAGCGTGCGCAGCGCGCGCAGACTCCCGGCAGATGCCGCGAGCACCGCGTCCACCTGACACGCCCCTGCGCGCAGCATCGACATCATGGCCAGCTCACTCGGGTCGAGAGACACGTCCGCCAAGAGCTGCTCCCCGAGTGGCGTCAGCTCCAACACTTCGTCGCCGAACTTGCGTCGTAGCAGCGCCGGGTCTTCCCCCATGAGCGCCTCGCGCATCGCCCCCAAGACGAGCTCGGCGACGTTCACGGGCTCGTCGAGGAGAGGCACCCCAATCTCGGGCGTGCCCGCGCGGAAGCGGAAGTCGGCATCGCGGAAGGAGAACAGCCTCAGCAGCCTGCGTTGAAGCTGCAACCGGAGCGCCCTCGTGAGCTCCTCCCGGGTCACGCGCCCGCTCTGCACCAGCCACTCCCCCACCGGCCCGGCTGGTGCGTCGTCCACGACGAGCGCCGCTTCCGAGCCCAACGCGCCGGACGCCACGAGCAAGTCCCCGAGGGCATTCTCGTCGGGTTCCGAGAGCGCGATCGCGCGCGGCGTGCCAGCGACGATGCTGACACGTGCGTCGGAGGGTCCCCGCTCGACGCCGCTCGCGACGACCTCGAGGACCCCGGTGGCGGCCGACCGGGTGAGCGTCAGGAGGGCACGCGAGAGAGCGGTGGCTGCTGGGAGTCGGTCCACTCCGTTCCGATACGACACACGCCATCACGGCGGCAACTTTCCGACAACGCGCGTGACGACGGCGGTAGAGCGACGCGGCCAGCGCGCCGCACACGGCGCTACGGGGTGTAGGGGCTGAGCGAGAGCGTGGTGCGGATGTCACGCGAGCGATGACCTACGGCCCCGCGCGTCACGCCGTAGCGGTCTGCGATGTTCTGCTGACTCAGCCCCAACCCGCGCAGCTGCGACACGGTGTACTCGACGGCTGCGGCCAGGACGTCGGGACGCCCGACGGCGTCGCGCAAGCCGATGTAGTCGTCGAGGACGTCACGCGCGCAGTTGATGTCGTCCGGATCGAAGCCGCCCGCGATCATCTGGTCCACCAGCAACGCGGCCACGGACTCCGTGAACTCGTCCTCGCAGCCCGACATGTCCTCGACGGCATCGTCGATGGCACCGTCGGCGACGGACCCAACACGACCCATGACGCCCTTGACCGCACGCGGTCGCTTGGCAGGGGCCCCTTGCTCGATCCACTCCTGTAGCGAGCGGTGCTCCTTGTGGCGAGGAGCGAGGGCGACCGCCTCCCGCGCGAGCACGAGGGCCTCCACCAGCTTGCCCCTGCGCGCCAGGCAGTGGGCCAAGGACGCCACAACCTCATCGTGGAGAGGCTCTTGTTCGTACGCCACCCGCAGGTGCTGTTCGGCGCCAACCAGGTCGTCCAGCCCGACGTCCAACAGGTGCCCCAGGTTGTGGTGGTACCAAGGCGTGCCTGGTGCAAAGCCGAGCGCGCGCCGGTAGCACCGGGCCGCGTACGCGTAGTTGCCGAGCAGCGCCTGACAGAGGCCCATCAGCGCGTGAAGTACGTCGCCGTGCCGGGGATGCCCCGCGTCGATCGCGCGGCGCAGATGCAGCGCAGCGCGCCACGGGTTGTCCTCGAGGTGTAGCTCGGCCAGGTGACGGTGCGCGAAGATGGCGGAGTCGCTTCCCACCGGAGCCTCGCGCGCGAGGTCGATCAGCGCACGTTCGATGTCGGCGCGACGACCACTCGACAGCGCTCGCTCTGCGCGCAGCTGAAGCTCCCTGATGGTCGGTTGCCCGCGTTCGCTCACGCCGTTCCTATACCCGGGGGTCGCGCGGGGTTCAAGGTCGTTCGCACGCCACGCGGGCCGCGCATTCCCCGGCGAGGGGTGAAGTGTGCACCCATGTGTGCCATGGTCCGCGACATGAGTGAGCCCACGGTCGCGCTGCGCGCGGCGCCGTTCTCTTCGTGCGTGGCCCTGACCGCGGTCCTGTTCGCGACCGGCGCATCTGCTGCGCGCGCCCAAGACACCCAAGACACCCAAAACACCCAAGACACCCAAGACACCGAAGACGCCCAAGGCCATAGGGACCTCGACGGCAGCGCGGACAGCACAGCGCCGGGACCGGGAGACACCTCGCATTTGGCGACGCCGCCCCCTGAGCCTTCACGGATGGCGCGGCGGATCGAAGCCGTGGACGCGCAGTTCGGCCGCTGGGTGGTCGTACCGATCGCCAGCGTGCTCATGAAGGACGTGTGGTTCTGGGACGACGGTGGCGACCCGACCGACAACACGAAGGTCCCGTTCATCGTGGCTTGGCTCATCCTCGGTGCGGTCTTCTTCACCTTCCGCTTTCGTTTCATCAACGTGCGGGCGTTCACGCACGCGCTGCGCGTCGTGCGCGGGGACTTCGACGATCCTTCGCACGCGGGCGAGGTGTCGCACTTCCAAGCGCTGTCCTCCGCGCTCTCGGCGACCGTGGGTCTGGGCAACATCGCGGGCGTCGCGGTCGCGGTGAAGCTGGGTGGCCCCGGCGCGCTCTTTTGGATGGTGGTCGCCGCCTTCTTCGGCATGACGTCCAAGTTCGCGGAGTGCACGCTCGGTCAGATGTATCGCAGCGTGGACGAGACCGGGCGCGTCCTGGGTGGCCCGATGCAGTACCTGAAGCGTGGGTTCGCCGAGCTGGGGATGACCCGGCTGGGCAAGGTCATGGCGACCCTGTTTGCGGTGCTGTGCATCGGCGGCAGCTTTGGCGGCGGGAACATGTTCCAGAGCAACCAGAGCTATCAGGGCGTCATTCAGATCATCCCCGCGCTCGACAACGCCGCGGGGAAGCTCATCTACGGCGTGCTCCTCGCCGCGCTGGTGGGCGTCGTGATCATCGGTGGCATCAAGCGCATCGGACAGGTGGCCTCGGCCATCGTGCCGCTCATGTGCGGGCTCTACCTCATCGCGGGCCTCATCGTGCTGGTGACCAACGTGAGCGCCATCCCAGCCGCCTTCGCGCTCATCTTCGAACGCGCGTTCGCGCCGCAGGCGGTCAGCGGAGGCGTCGTCGGTGTGCTCGCGGTAGGCTTCCAGCGCGCCGCGTTCTCCAACGAGGCGGGCGTGGGCTCAGCCGCCATCGCGCACTCCGCCGCCGCCACCGACGAGCCCATCCGCGAGGGCATCGTGGCGTCCATCGGCCCCTTCATCGACACAGTGGTGGTGTGTCTGATGACGGGCCTCGTGCTGATCGTAACGGGCGCGTGGACCGCCGACGCGGAGGGCGTCGCGCTCACCTCGATCGCGTTCCAGCGCGTGGTGCCCTGGTTCCCA
This window harbors:
- a CDS encoding hydantoinase B/oxoprolinase family protein, with the protein product MTPPLHPIYLDRGGTFCDGVTPLASGGFRTAKQLATDEPPLDVIRQLLALADGARIPPCDIRLGTTLATNALLERRGARTALLVTEGFRDLLVVGDQARPELFALEIQRPEPLYEVVREVGARSAADGSRLRDLDRGAVSEVLRELREMGITSLAVALMHSPIAPEDERAIGALADAAGFSWVTLSHEVAHVRGYLARTETCLVDAYLTPVIRSFVTSLEAALPGSRIRLMQSSGDLMEAAHFRGRDAVLSGPAGGAVAVGKVAALTGASQVVGFDMGGTSTDVCRYGGALEHVYDARVAGTRLRVPMLDIHTVAAGGGSICRLLGRRMVVGPESAGARPGPLCYGHPDAVDLTLTDVAHFLGRVPAERFPFPLHAERVAARLGELAHELGYGDTDASRARVAEGFLDVATATMGDAIRKVSVARGHDVREHALVVFGGAGGQYACRVARDLGIRTLLVHPLAGVLSAYGIGVAATAWHGTRDAGGVGLEDAALPALRLLAEALVAEGEALIAKDASGLAGVDAPVALSIELSVDLRSEGTETSLSVRFGDVACMSSAFEREHRRLFGYVRDRPLRVAAVRARVSVESRERATAAHDDAITNEPSRDASQAMRTPVFLDGVRQLVPVHAQEELPAELHGPAMILAATGTLVLEPGFVLRRGPEGILVLTDERPVARAAPRGDTSVDPVRLQVFHHRFMAIAEQMGSVLERTAMSTNIRDRLDFSCAIFDARGALIANAPHIPVHLGAMSESVAAVCAAHPAMAPGDVFATNDPAGGGSHLPDITVVTPVHVGEDPAPAYFVACRGHHADVGGITPGSMPPFSTSLVEEGVVLRALRIVAQGELHVEALRAALAGGPYPARRPDENIADLRAQVAANRLGERLLRELVEQEGRAVVDAYMAHVQDDAEASVAEAIARIPDGEHHFEDALDDGTPVRVCARVSGQRLSLDFAGTGPARANNLNAPRAVTRAAVMYVLRALVSREVPLNAGCVRAVELSLPPGCLLDPPAESAVAGGNVETSQRVVDVLLGALGRVAASQGTMNNLTLGDEHFGYYETIGGGAGASALHPGAPGVHTHMTNSRITDAELLEARYPVRVRTFGLRAGSGGAGRQRGGDGLVREFEFLAPLHVSLLSERRTRAPFGLAGGHPGARGANWLNARPMDGKFAVRVGPGDVLRIETPGGGGYGALDCADVDVNDGAASTAPRGAGEGP
- a CDS encoding SRPBCC domain-containing protein; its protein translation is MSLEEVQVSSLIPASPNAIYAAWMDSRRHSAITGSVAVINPWVGGRVSARARFVEATHVKLDTGKQILLAWRTQDFPPEAADSHVEILLQPAAGGTKVSIHHTQIPAGHSAAAREIWRAAYLDPMKRYFGKSGAMEAAHRAATRAGQMPTADMVGMRRARTPITSAGNVHAPMMTDDPPPKARRVILRKKKGSTQSDPPVTAAPPASKKATERASHDTRGSQPGTKTTASSRSTQTVSPASTSSTKRVKAAPKKAAPKKAAPKKAAPRKAAPKKAAPKKAAPKKAAPKKAAPKKAAPKQAAPKKAAPKKTAPKKRR
- a CDS encoding J domain-containing protein, with amino-acid sequence MDRLPAATALSRALLTLTRSAATGVLEVVASGVERGPSDARVSIVAGTPRAIALSEPDENALGDLLVASGALGSEAALVVDDAPAGPVGEWLVQSGRVTREELTRALRLQLQRRLLRLFSFRDADFRFRAGTPEIGVPLLDEPVNVAELVLGAMREALMGEDPALLRRKFGDEVLELTPLGEQLLADVSLDPSELAMMSMLRAGACQVDAVLAASAGSLRALRTLTALKLVRAIAPRGPDSYGLLLRKHREVQRHATPWALLDLPSTARPEQARVALRRLARSLHPDRFQGSGSSSARRISHEVLTALVSAEADLRTPR